From the Mesotoga prima MesG1.Ag.4.2 genome, the window TATTAGATCTATCTATCCATCTATCCGTGCTTGGTGGACTTGTAATTTGGATTGAAGACTTCTCTTGAAGGAGGGGTTATTAGCCAATGGAAAGAACAAGAGCCGGTCTTACACTTGTCGAACTTGCAGTGGTTTTGGCTGTTTTTACGATAGTACTTGCTTCTGTGTTGCTTATGTTTACTGACCTCACAAGAAGATCAAGAATAGCTCTTGGAGAGGTGGAAAGGTATTCAGAGCTCTTTAGGGTTGATAGTCTGATTCAAGCTGAGCTTTCAAAGGCGGGTCCGAATGTTGAAAAGATAACACTTGTAAGGGAAAGTGAAGAGGGTCCGGCAAAAGGATTGAGATATATGGTTTCTTTGCCTTTTGTCAGAGGAAAGGTGACAAAGCAATTCTATATAGATGAAGGTCGGCTTTTCATATGGGAAAAACAGAGTGGTCAAGGGGACTTTCCCGCTGATAGTACTGCAGATGTAATTGAGTCTTTTGACAAAAGCGAGGACATAATTTTCTCTTCGAGCTCATTTGACCATGTAGATTTGGAATTTGAGTCTGTCGACGGAGGATCGGTTTCATATAGCATAATGCTTTCTTCGCCCGATGGAACCAGAACTCACAGGTCTTCTGTGAGATTGATAAATGTGAAGTGAGGATGACTATGAAGAAGGGACTTTCTATGGTCGAAATGATTATCACAATGGCTGTTGTTGCGATAATAATCGTGACCGTATTTCAGATATTTCTGACAATACACTCGACTCTTAGCAAGTCAAATGCGAGAATGAAAGATTACACAGAAATAAGATACGAAATCACCAATCTTTGGAGATCGGGCGGAGCTAACGATTACGGATTGGAAGTATCTGAAGATGGATCTTTCTTTGACAGGTTAGCTGCAGAAGGTGTCTCTTCTGGTCTCCTGGAAAAGCTTGAAGCAGCAATCTCAATAATGAATGTACAGGACAAGAGCCGCGAAGCAACATTCACTGCAGTAATGCAGAAGTGATTGGGAGTGAGCCACATGAGGAAAGGGCTTGTTTTGCCATTGACCTTGATAATAATGATGTCAGTTACAGTAATCTCTGTTGCGCTTCTAAACAGAACTTCTTCAACTACCTCAGAGTTGTTTCAACGGATTAGCAAGGCGCAGCTGCAGGTGAACGGGGGAAATGCATTCTTCGCGAATTTCGGATACCTGAAGAGGAAATTCGCTGAAGAAAGCTATCTCAATCTGTCAACCGACAATTTCTACATGTCACTTACTTCTACCCCGACAATGTACGAGGATTTTCTCGGTCTTTTCGCTAGTGATACTCTTGAATATCTGGCATGGAAGGATTTGTTTTCGAAGTTCTCTGACGAGAGGTTCTACAAGCCAGGATTTGATTTGACTAAGGTTTTTGATGAAGTGACGGGGGGAACCTTCGACGATATGGTTCTAATCCCTTACAAATCATCTCCAAATACACTTCTCGCGATCGTGAGGACCTCTAAGGGGAATATGAGTGCTTACTTCTGGGGACTTGCGAGCCCGCGTTTCTTCAGCAATTGGTCGAGATTTGAATTAGAAAGTAACTCAACTGCCTTCTGGTATCCTGGATCGGTGATATATGGACCGACTTTCTTTGGGTCCGTAGGTCAGGGCGGAGCTGGAAACGGTGGTTTCAGAATGAAGGCAACGATTCCGCCTGATCCTGACGATGTTTCTGGAGATGGCCCGATCTTCAATGGTGAGGTTTGGTGCGAGAATGCAAACATCGACCTTGCCCTTCAAGGGGATTGGGAAGGAAGAAAGACAATACGCGTTGATACGGATGGCGACGGTGATTTTGATGATGAAAGATTCAACAACAAGTACTATGCAGTACACGTGGAGAATGGCGAAACATGGGTATTTCTCGAGGGGTTCAATGAGGTAATTGTTGCAGATTCTTATGAAGAAGTGCAAGGAGAAATGAGAGTGAAAGGTTCAGTTATTGACTTTGTAGACAACGCTTCTTCGGGGGATTTCAACAGCCGTTTTTTACCCTGGTTTCTGCGAGCAGGGAGTATCAAGGTTAGTCAGGAAACTATAGTAGACCTTGAAACGAGATTCGATGAGATGGAAGAATACTATCAAAGCCACTACTCAAATACGACCTCGCTGGAAGACATGCTGAATGCTATTGAGATGGGCAGCGTTTTACCTCAGAATTCTCTCGGCCTCTACTTGAAAGACACCGAGAGAAGCTCTGGTTCTCAAGTCACTGAGACCGAAACGTTACAGCAGATAAGATACGAGGACACGCAATGGCTTGAAGCTCTTCTAATCAATAGCAATGAATTTCTAGATGAACTTGAAGCCTGGATAATTGATGATGATCACCGGAAACTCTCTGCGAATTCTATTCTCGGGAAGAACGACAACATAACTGATGATAGCTTCACGTATGAGGAATTGCGAGAGATAATCAGTAGCGACCACGTAACGCTTTCAGAATTTGAATCCCCGATCATTGAGGAAAGAAGAAGCATTGTTCAAGTAGAAACGACCGGAAACCTCAGTATATTGGACATGGCCAGCAATGTAACTATATCGTCAGATGTTCTTCTCGGTTCTTCACTAAACAATCTTGTCGGATCAGGAGCTTTTGAGAGCTCATCTTCATTTTCTGTGATCAGTTATCAGTGGGATAGGGAAGTAAGATCATCAAGTGGCAGCCAACAGATAAGAGAGCGAACTCGAGTTGCGAACAGATACCCCATGGAATATGAAATGTCAACAGTTGTTTTTTCTCTTAACTTCACCGGATGGGAATGGAGGTTCACTGGTAAGAGTGGCCCATCTCAAAAGGGACCCAGATCATGGAGTCACAATTCAAGCATCGAGGGGCCTGTAGCAATAGCAGTATGGTCAGACTGGAGTTATTCTCAATGGTCTGATTGGGACGTAATAGGCGGGGGTGGTAGCGGCCAAAAGATTGCAGATGCAGATGTCGACATGTATTTGATAACTCCGTCCGATGGTTTCTCTGAAATGAACTTCGACACTACCGTTATTATGAAGGTAAATTCGCACGATGAGGACGACTACCCTTCTTTCACCACCGAGGCGACCTCTTTCTCGAACAAAGGATACTACGTGGTAGAGGAAGATATTGAAACGGGAGGTGCGGGAATACCTGGAGGGGTCGGAACAACACTGGGAAGAGAAGCAACTGTGATTGACGGGAGATACACAATTAGGTCGAAAGAAGGAGATATCAGGATTTATGGAGATGTCCTTTATAACGACATGCTGAATGATTCAACTTTCAGAAGCTATGTAGATGAGTCAGGACTTGCTTTTGACTCGAATTACAACCCAAACCTTTCAGCGGCCAACGCATCATTGAACGACATGCTCAATCTTGTGGCTACTAACGGGAATATTGTAATGCCTTACCAGAGCAGTTCGAGTGGAAGAGATGCGATTAAGAACATTAAGCTATTTACTAACCTTTTCGCGTTCGGGAAAAATAGTGGGCATAGCAATACGGGACAGATTCTCATAGATGACTACGATCGCTACAATGTCGATATGGGCTTTAGGCATCTGTTTGGCACTATGGTTTCCATTGAAGCAGGTCCTGCAGGAACTACTTCAGGCGGTTTCAAAAGCCGCAACTACTACGACGAGAGGCTGTACGGAAACGAGGACCTTCCATTTGCTTCTCCGGAATCAAATATCCTTGAGGTGATGGGCACATCGATGAGATAGTTTAACTGTACGTAGTTCATTGTTTTTGACATAGACCTGTTGAGATCCTTTGCATGAGTCTAAAAACAAAACCCGGCCTTTTCGCCGGGTTTCTTTTTCCCCCTTGATTCCTGCTCAATTGTATGATTCTAGACCCATTAGCGACGTCGGCTCTCTATTTCGTTTGGAAGCCAGCTCCGATGCTGTTCATGAGTTCGAAAAAGCCAGGAAATGATACCGAGACGCATTCGGCGTTGCTGACTTCGGTTACTCCTTCGGAGAATAGGCCAGCGACTGAGAGAGACATTGCAACCCTATGGTCGTCGTGGCTCTGGACCTTTGCTCCGGTAAGTTTCTTTCCGCCGTGAATGATCATTTGGTGATCTGTGTCCTCGATCGATGCACCCATTTTCGAGAGTTCTCTCTTCATGACCTCGACTCTGTCTGTCTCTTTTACCCTTATGCTCTCAATTCCGGTCAATACTGTGTCTCCCTCAGCGTAGCAGGCTGCGACAGTAAGTATTGGAAGCGCGTCGGGAATGTCTGAACAGTCTATGGTGATTCCCCTGAGTTTAGTTCCTCCAACTGCCTTCAGAGAGTTGCTGGATCTGTTTAGAGTTACATTTCCGCCCATTTCTTTGAGTATGTCGACAATTACGGCGTCGCCCTGGCTGCCCGAGAGATCCAGGTCCTCTATTACTAACTCCGAGTCAGTTACGAGTGCAGCGACTAGTGGAAAAGCGACGGATTCCCAGTCGCTGGGAATTGCAGTATCGACCGGTTTGTAATTCTGAGGTCCTTCTACTTCGAAGAAACTGTAATTCTTCTCATCATACTTGACTTCTATCCCGTGTTCGCTCATCCAATCCACGGTCATCTGGAGGTAAGGCCTTTCTATGGCCTTCTGAACTTCGATCCTGGTTTTTCCCTCGAGCCTCGCCGATGCCAGGAGCATTCCAGAAATGTACTGTGACATCTTTCCATCGAAAACAATAGTCCCTGCCCTCATTGGTCCTTTTACAATGACGGGAGCCGCATCGCTGTCACTTCTCGTCGTGACGGCGAAGGCCCCCAGTTTTCTCATTGCTTCCAGCAGTTTCACAACGGGTCTTCTACGAATCTGATAATCTCCCGTAAGAACAACGTAGTCACTCAGAGTCCCCGAGATCGCCGTGGCAAAATAGAAGGTCGTACCGGAATTCCCGCAGTCAATGACATCGTCGGGAATCTTTAGGCCCTCGGGGCTGCTCTTTATCGTCCATACTCCCTTTTCAATTTTCACATCGGATCCGAAGGCCCTGGCAGCTCTGGTAGCCGCTAGACAATCTTCGCTCGGCAAAGGGTTTCTTATTGTAGAGACTCCTTTTGCCATCGCGGCAATCAACACCGCTCTTATTGTATGGCTTTTTGAACCGGGCACAGAGAGCTTACCCGAAAGATTATGCTTTGAAGCAAAGGCTATCATTTTCAATTCTCCTTTCCTTTGTCAGACCTTCCGGAGAAGAGTTTTCTCACCCCGGTCTTGACAAACTTGAAATTGGAAAACAGTGATATGAGAATGAAGACAATAAGAATAATGCTGATGGGTCTTGAGAACATTGAGATTATCAGATTGTCTCCTGCCGAAGCAAGCGATACCGCCCTTCTAAAGTTAGCGTCCATCAATGATCCCAGCACAATACCGAGAACCATTGGCGCCACCGAGTATCCCTTCCTTCTCATGACGAAGCCAATCAGACCAAAGATGGCCATAATAAGGATGTCGAAAACACTTGAGTTTATCGCATAAGCGCCGATTATACACAAGATTGCGACCACAGGAAGGAGGATCTTCTTCGGAATCAGTACCATCCTTGCCATTAGTGGAGCCACACCGATTCCGAGAGCAATTATCGAAAGAGATCCAATTATTCCAGCAGCCAGTATTACATAGAAGAGGTCGGGAGTCTGCGTGAAAAGCAGAGGACCGGGTCTCAAGCCGTGGACGTACATTGCGGACAGAAGAACGGCAGTAACGGCGTCTCCGGGCACAGCAAGTGTCAGCATGGGTATAAGTGCGCCTCCTATGCAGGCATTGTTTGCAGATTCGCTTGCAACTATCCCTTCTACGGCCCCTTCGCCAAACGGAACTTCGGGTTTTCTGACCGTCTTTTTCGCCTGATCGTAAGCAATTAGAGAAGCTACTGGGCCTCCCGTGCCTGGCAGCGCGCCTATGAAGGTACCTATCACAGCCGACTGGAGTGAAAGGGGAATGTGCCTCATGAGCTGCCGAAAACCGACCTTCTCTTTCCCCAGTTTACCGGCTATCGGTTGGAGTGAGCGCTGCCCTATCTGAACGAGAATCTCCGAAAAACCGAACAGACCGATCAGAGCAGCTATCAGCGAAATACCTGCTTGAAGCTTCATCGAGCCGAATGTGAATCTCGGTGTGCCCATAATCGGATCGATTCCAATCAAGCTTATTATTACTCCCAGTGTTGCACTAATCAATCCTTTTAGGAAGTTCTTTGACGTCAAGGATCCGACAGTGGTAAGGCCGAAGAGGGCAAGTAGAAAGTAATCCATTGGCGAGAACTGTAGGGCAATCTTTGTAACTGGTTTTGCGAGTAAGGCCAGCATTATCAGACCAAAAAGAGTACCAACAAAAGAATAGACGGTAGCAACTCGTAAAGCCTTTCTGGCCTGTCCCTTCATGGTCATAGGAAAGCCGTCAAGTGTCGTTGCGACCGATGCGGGAGCTCCTGGGATGTTTATGAGTATCGCGGATATAGCACCGGAGAAGACTCCAACGACATAAACTCCCATCATAAGGGCCATAGCATCGTTGACCGTCCACGTGAACGTTACCGAAACAAGAATCGCGGTAGCCATTGTGACGGAAAGCCCCGGCATTGCGCCTACAACAAGTCCGGCAAAGGCACCGACAAATACCAGGAAAATGAACCTTAGATCTATCGCGGCGAGTATCTGTTCAACCATGTGCACATCACCTTCTCAAGGCAGGTAGACACTCAGTAGAACACCAAAGGCGTAATACAGGCCAAGAGTAGTCCCCACAGAGATTATTCCCAACAACCACCAACGCTTCTCTCCAAGTAGGAGCAGCATCGAGGCCAGGTAAGGAATTGAAATAGCAATGAAGCCAATCATCGGAAGAAGCCAGACATATATGAACGTAAGTGCCATTGAAATTGTAATTCTGAGCCAATCAACCTTGTCAAAACCACCCGATTTGAAACTCTTGCTTCTCACCGCCTGGAATATTGGAGATATTGCAAGCACTAAAAGTATTACACCCATTATCAATGGAAAGAGACCGGGCGCAAGTGACCAGGAACCGTAAGGGTTCATCCCAGCCGAGACTACAATTATGAAGACGGCGATTACAGCGAAGAAAGCTCCTTCGATTATCTGGAAATTGAGACCGCCACTCGTTTTTTCTTTCATAATAACCTCCAAAGACGGTAGACACGAAGTCTACCGTCGATAGATCAGAATCTCTCTATTCCGAAGTCTGCAGGACTATTGGGAGCCACTCCAGCGTCATAGAGAAGCCATGCAACGATCGAGGTCCAGCGCTTCCAGTATTCGATAACAGCGTCGCCCTGAACGTCGTGCATTCTGTTGTAGAAGCTTGACTCCGTGAATTCGATCCATCCCGGATCCTGAACTGCCTTCTGAGCGGCTTCGAGAATAACCTGTTTGATCTCGGGGGGAGTTCCTTCCTTTACAAGAATACAGTTTGGGAATGTCAAAGGCAGGTAACGCGCCATTTCGGGAATCGCGTCCGCAATTGGAGGAACATCTGGAATCGCAGGAGATCTCTCTCCCTTTGTGTAGACGGCAAGGGCTCTCAGATCACCGGTTTTCAAGTAATCGAGAACCGTGCCGATGTTGCCAAATGTGAAATCAACCTGACCGCTTATTGTTGCGAGCATGGCAGGGCTGCCACCGCCGAATGGAGTCATGGAAACATCAAGACCAACCTCTTCCAGCAGAAGTCCCTGGATGTGTCCGCTGGCCCCAGGGCCAGAGTATGACATCTTTATCTTTCCGGGGTTCTCCTTAATTGCGGTAACGAGTTCATCCATAGTCTGGTACGGCGAGTTGCCCGGAACGACTACCACTTTCGTATCTTCCACAAGCATCATAATTCCTTCGAAGTTATCGAAGCCAAGCTTGCCCGTTCCCATAACTCTGAAGACTCCTGGAGTCTCTGCCGAGAGAAGTAGCGTGTACCCATCTGCCGGCTTGGAGTAAGCAAAATCCGTTCCAATTGCTCCGGAAGCGCCCGGTTGGTTCAGAACGACAACGGGAACTCCCAGGTACTTCTCTAGATAAGGTGCAAATGCCCTTCCCACTCTGTCGGTGATCCCGCCGGCCGCCCAAGGAATAACGAGAGTTACTGACCTGTTAGGGTACGATGCAAGAACTGATGCAGCAATAACAAGAACTAGCGAAAACAGAAGAACTTTCTTCACAACAATCCACCTCCTCGAAATCGGAAAACGTTTGCCATTTCAATTAGATAGATTATACTTCATAAGATGGGGAAATTCCAAAAAGCTGAGACAGATATTTGTTTTCACCAAACTCTTAATGTATACTATTTACGAAAAGTAAAGAAGAAAGCTACTGTTCTTTTTACGAGAGTTTTTCACTTAGGCTTCTGTGAGTTTTCAGAGACATAATTCGAATTGTATCGGGGAAAATGGTCCATTTCCACGATGTTGGGAAAAGCTTTTCCAGATATTGGAGGCAATATGTGAGTGAAAGAGAAGCGATGATTTCAAACAATAAGGGTAAGATTCCAGTATACTGCCTGCTTGTATCGGCATATTTCTTTTCGTATTTTTTCAGGGTATCCGCTTCTGTAAGCCTTCCTGCGATTTCGACGGAATGGGGAATGAGTGCTTCCCTTGTCGGATTCATTTCCAGTCTGTATTTCTACGCGTACGCATTCATGCAACCGATAAGCGGCGCACTCAACGACAGATTTGGACCGCTTAGGATAGTTTCGCTAGGGATGCTTACAACCGGAATCGGGGCGCTACTTTTCGGTTTCGCTTCGAATCCAACGATGCTAGGTGTAGGTCGTCTTTTAACGGGCTTTGGACTTGCGCCAATGCTTTCCGGAGTGCTTGTTTACCAGTCGCACTCCTTTCACAGGGACAAATACTCATTCTTTTCGGGAATCACTTACACTCTTGGGAACTTTGGCGCGGTGATTTCAGTCGCTCCTCTTGCCTTTGCTCTCGACAAATTTGGCAGAAGAAATGTCTTCGTCTTTCTCGCCTTTTTGAATTTTGCTCTTGCAGCGTCTCTAATCGCTTTCAGGAGGAGAGATCCTGTGATCTCAATTGATGGCAAAATTGAAAGAAAAGGTTTTTTAGATAATCTAAAAAATTCATTCCGAAAGATCCTCAGGTCGAGGCAGCTAAAGCTGATGCTTGTCCTTTGGGGAACGTCGTTTGGTGCCCTGATGTCACTGCAAGGTCTCTGGGCTGTTTCCTGGTACCAGACTTCTTACGGTGTTTCGTATGGTACGGCGAGTTTATGGTCGACGCTGATAAGCATCGGAGTGATGGTCGGAAACTTTGTAGGGGCATACATCGCAAGGCCGGCAAGATTGAGGCTCCCTGCGATAACCGTTTCATGTGTTTCCTATGGTGCTTCGTGGGTTTTCTTCTGGTTTTCTATGAGGAGCCGGCTGCCGATTCTTATACCGGGACTGGTCGGATTCTTTCTGGGATTCTTTGCGGGTATAACCTACGATCATCTTACTGCAGGTGTCAACGATCTGGCAGCCAGAGGCCGTGGAGGTTCTCTCTTTGGAGGTATGAACCTCTTCACTTTCATCTCTGTAATCATTTTTCAGTCTGGCACGGGATTCCTGATGCAGCGTTTCTCTTCGAGTGGGGGAGCGGAGATTGACCTTGCAGCTTTCAATTCGACTTTTGGCATAGTTACTCTTCTGGTTATAATAAGCTTAGTGGCGTTGCCTTTTCTCAAGTCCTTTTCCGGTCAAGGAGGTGAAGTACTGTGAGAAAGAGCGACAGGGTTACCATAAAACAGGTTGCTGATTACGCTGGCCTCTCGGCCGCAACGGTTTCTCGGGTTTTAAATGGTTCAAGGCCTGTGCAAGAAGACTTGAAGATAAAAGTCTGGGATGCAGTCAAAAAGCTCAACTACAAACCAAATGTTGGAGCCAGATTCATGAAGGGCCAGACCACAAATGTCATAGGTATGCTAGTTCCGGATGTTTCCCAACCCTTTTTCAGCGCGATGATTGCGGGAGCCATTCTTAAGGCCGGAGAGATCGATCATGTAATAATTATCTCCACTTCCGACGGAAAGAGGGAACTCGAAAAAGCTGCGATCGACAGTCTCTCTCGAACGGTTGTAGATGGTCTCATCTACTGTCCGGTTTCCACCGGGGATCCTCTTCCGCAAATAGAGAGTTTCAAGGAGCTCCCAATTGTAGTTGTCGGAAGGCGAAACGTCTTCAAGTCTAAGCCTCATGTTTATACTGACAACGTTAAGGGCGGTTATCTTGCGACAAAGTACTTGCTCAGACTGGGAAGAAAGAGGGTTGGCTTTCTCGCCGGCTTCTGGTCCAGCCCATGTACCATAGACACGATTGGGGAAGTGGCTTCGAGCGAGGATGCCGGCAAATACACGACGCTCGACAGGTACATGGGGTATAGAAGGGCTCTCGAAGAGGAAAAAATAGAGTACGATCCCTCGCTCATTGTAATATGTGGATACGATTACGAGGCCGGTTACATCGGAGCGAGAGAGCTTCTTGAGAGAATGGTTGAAGTAGATTCAGTGATAGCGGCTAACGACCTTGTGGCCGCTGGTGTAATAGGTTTCTTGACTGATCAAGGTATCAACGTCCCTGATCAGGTATCTGTGGTGGGCTATGACAACAACCTCATCGCTCCGATAACGATTCCCACGCTTACATCCGTCGATCAGGATCCCAGAACCCTCGGGGCGGAATCGGTGGTTGCTCTATCAAAGATACTGTCTGGAAAGGAAGTCTCCGATACGATTATCGATGTCAAGCTTACGATAAGGAATTCCACAAGCGTAATGCATAAGTGATTGCTCCAATTGAAGGTTTTCAAGGGCCTAGCATCGCTGCTTTTTTATGCTCATTGTCTCCTTCGACCGCCTTGATTCTCCTTTCTGAAGGAGCCTGATCATTTGGAATTCATCTGTAAGACTATCTGTAAGAAGGCGCTGTTGAGAAGGGCTCTTTGGCTGACTCTGTGCAAGCAAATAGAATGTTTTGAAAGCTTCTTCTAATGACAGAGGCGATCCTTTCCATTGGAACGGAGGAGCATGAT encodes:
- a CDS encoding PulJ/GspJ family protein; amino-acid sequence: MERTRAGLTLVELAVVLAVFTIVLASVLLMFTDLTRRSRIALGEVERYSELFRVDSLIQAELSKAGPNVEKITLVRESEEGPAKGLRYMVSLPFVRGKVTKQFYIDEGRLFIWEKQSGQGDFPADSTADVIESFDKSEDIIFSSSSFDHVDLEFESVDGGSVSYSIMLSSPDGTRTHRSSVRLINVK
- a CDS encoding prepilin-type N-terminal cleavage/methylation domain-containing protein: MKKGLSMVEMIITMAVVAIIIVTVFQIFLTIHSTLSKSNARMKDYTEIRYEITNLWRSGGANDYGLEVSEDGSFFDRLAAEGVSSGLLEKLEAAISIMNVQDKSREATFTAVMQK
- the aroA gene encoding 3-phosphoshikimate 1-carboxyvinyltransferase, which produces MIAFASKHNLSGKLSVPGSKSHTIRAVLIAAMAKGVSTIRNPLPSEDCLAATRAARAFGSDVKIEKGVWTIKSSPEGLKIPDDVIDCGNSGTTFYFATAISGTLSDYVVLTGDYQIRRRPVVKLLEAMRKLGAFAVTTRSDSDAAPVIVKGPMRAGTIVFDGKMSQYISGMLLASARLEGKTRIEVQKAIERPYLQMTVDWMSEHGIEVKYDEKNYSFFEVEGPQNYKPVDTAIPSDWESVAFPLVAALVTDSELVIEDLDLSGSQGDAVIVDILKEMGGNVTLNRSSNSLKAVGGTKLRGITIDCSDIPDALPILTVAACYAEGDTVLTGIESIRVKETDRVEVMKRELSKMGASIEDTDHQMIIHGGKKLTGAKVQSHDDHRVAMSLSVAGLFSEGVTEVSNAECVSVSFPGFFELMNSIGAGFQTK
- a CDS encoding tripartite tricarboxylate transporter permease — translated: MVEQILAAIDLRFIFLVFVGAFAGLVVGAMPGLSVTMATAILVSVTFTWTVNDAMALMMGVYVVGVFSGAISAILINIPGAPASVATTLDGFPMTMKGQARKALRVATVYSFVGTLFGLIMLALLAKPVTKIALQFSPMDYFLLALFGLTTVGSLTSKNFLKGLISATLGVIISLIGIDPIMGTPRFTFGSMKLQAGISLIAALIGLFGFSEILVQIGQRSLQPIAGKLGKEKVGFRQLMRHIPLSLQSAVIGTFIGALPGTGGPVASLIAYDQAKKTVRKPEVPFGEGAVEGIVASESANNACIGGALIPMLTLAVPGDAVTAVLLSAMYVHGLRPGPLLFTQTPDLFYVILAAGIIGSLSIIALGIGVAPLMARMVLIPKKILLPVVAILCIIGAYAINSSVFDILIMAIFGLIGFVMRRKGYSVAPMVLGIVLGSLMDANFRRAVSLASAGDNLIISMFSRPISIILIVFILISLFSNFKFVKTGVRKLFSGRSDKGKEN
- a CDS encoding tripartite tricarboxylate transporter TctB family protein — its product is MKEKTSGGLNFQIIEGAFFAVIAVFIIVVSAGMNPYGSWSLAPGLFPLIMGVILLVLAISPIFQAVRSKSFKSGGFDKVDWLRITISMALTFIYVWLLPMIGFIAISIPYLASMLLLLGEKRWWLLGIISVGTTLGLYYAFGVLLSVYLP
- a CDS encoding Bug family tripartite tricarboxylate transporter substrate binding protein — its product is MKKVLLFSLVLVIAASVLASYPNRSVTLVIPWAAGGITDRVGRAFAPYLEKYLGVPVVVLNQPGASGAIGTDFAYSKPADGYTLLLSAETPGVFRVMGTGKLGFDNFEGIMMLVEDTKVVVVPGNSPYQTMDELVTAIKENPGKIKMSYSGPGASGHIQGLLLEEVGLDVSMTPFGGGSPAMLATISGQVDFTFGNIGTVLDYLKTGDLRALAVYTKGERSPAIPDVPPIADAIPEMARYLPLTFPNCILVKEGTPPEIKQVILEAAQKAVQDPGWIEFTESSFYNRMHDVQGDAVIEYWKRWTSIVAWLLYDAGVAPNSPADFGIERF
- a CDS encoding MFS transporter, producing MSEREAMISNNKGKIPVYCLLVSAYFFSYFFRVSASVSLPAISTEWGMSASLVGFISSLYFYAYAFMQPISGALNDRFGPLRIVSLGMLTTGIGALLFGFASNPTMLGVGRLLTGFGLAPMLSGVLVYQSHSFHRDKYSFFSGITYTLGNFGAVISVAPLAFALDKFGRRNVFVFLAFLNFALAASLIAFRRRDPVISIDGKIERKGFLDNLKNSFRKILRSRQLKLMLVLWGTSFGALMSLQGLWAVSWYQTSYGVSYGTASLWSTLISIGVMVGNFVGAYIARPARLRLPAITVSCVSYGASWVFFWFSMRSRLPILIPGLVGFFLGFFAGITYDHLTAGVNDLAARGRGGSLFGGMNLFTFISVIIFQSGTGFLMQRFSSSGGAEIDLAAFNSTFGIVTLLVIISLVALPFLKSFSGQGGEVL
- a CDS encoding LacI family DNA-binding transcriptional regulator, whose amino-acid sequence is MRKSDRVTIKQVADYAGLSAATVSRVLNGSRPVQEDLKIKVWDAVKKLNYKPNVGARFMKGQTTNVIGMLVPDVSQPFFSAMIAGAILKAGEIDHVIIISTSDGKRELEKAAIDSLSRTVVDGLIYCPVSTGDPLPQIESFKELPIVVVGRRNVFKSKPHVYTDNVKGGYLATKYLLRLGRKRVGFLAGFWSSPCTIDTIGEVASSEDAGKYTTLDRYMGYRRALEEEKIEYDPSLIVICGYDYEAGYIGARELLERMVEVDSVIAANDLVAAGVIGFLTDQGINVPDQVSVVGYDNNLIAPITIPTLTSVDQDPRTLGAESVVALSKILSGKEVSDTIIDVKLTIRNSTSVMHK